The Saprospiraceae bacterium genomic interval TTCCAAATGCCTCAATGCATACATCACCATTACCGAGGTTCTGCACCCAACCTTTAATATTCAAGGACCTGGCTATGTTCTGGGTATATGCCCTGAAATATACACCCTGAACCTTTCCCGAGATCTGTATCCTCACAAACCGTTCGATCATAAAAACGTCGTATCTTTAGCCCTCAAATTTACAATTCAGCCATGCATTATCATCAACTGGGAAAAATTCCTCCAAAAAGACATACGCAGTTTCGCAAAGAGGACGGAAACCTGTATCAGGAACAGTTGTTTTCTACAGAAGGCTTTTCTGATTTATATTCCCTGCTTTATCATTGCAATCCACCCACCCAAATCTTGCAAGTTGATCATCCGGTAGATATTCGTCCGAAGACCTATCACGACAGGCAGTTGAAACACCGTTGCATGAAAGGCTTCCAAATTAAACCGGAAAACGATTACCTGAAAAGCCGGATTCCGGTTTTGATCAATGATGACTGTAAAATCATTCTTGCCGCACCTTCTTCCAGCCAGGTAGATTATTATTTTAAAAATGCAGATGCCGACGAAGTCATCTTTATTCACGAAGGCCAAGGAGTTCTCAAAACCATGTATGGCAATCTGGATTTTGCTTATGGCGATTACCTTGTAGTACCGAGAGGTACGATCTATCAGATACATTTCAATGGAACACAGAATCGATTACTCATTGTAGAATCCCACGGACCCATTACATTTCCAAAACGTTATCGCAACGATTTCGGACAATTGATGGAGCATTCTCCTTTTTGCGAACGCGACATCCGCAAACCACTTACACTGGAAACCCACGATGCGCAAGGTGATTTCCTGGTTTATATTAAAAAACAGGACATGCTTTATCCTTACCATTACCAGAATCACCCGTTCGACATTATAGGCTGGGATGGATTTGTATATCCATTTGCATTTTCAATACACGATTTTGAGCCTATAACTGGACGGGTTCATCAACCACCTCCGGTACACCAAACTTTCGATGGCAAAAATTTTGTGATCTGCAGTTTTGTGCCCCGTCTGTTTGACTACCACCCCCTGGCTATCCCGGCTCCCTATAACCACAGCAACATCGACTCAGATGAATTACTTTATTATGTCGATGGCGATTTTATGAGCAGAAAACATGTTGAGAAAGGCATGATCACCCTGCATCCCGGAGGAATTCCACATGGACCACATCCGGGAACGATCGAGAAAAGTATAGGTGCAAAAGAAACCAGAGAACTCGCTGTAATGGTCGATACATTCAGACCTTTGCTGATGACAGAAGCAGCAGCAGGGATAGAAGACCCCGATTACCATAAATCCTGGTTGAGCAACGGCCATACCGGAGGGATCCTTATGAACAATATTACATCCTGATCGATTATTTTTAATGGCAATTCAAATCACGTAACATGCAAACATTGACAGATTTAAAACCGCAGCAAGTGGCAGATGCGTTTCCCATTTTGGGCACAGATTACATAGAATTTTACGTTGGCAATGCCAAACAGGCTGCACATTTTTATCAAACCGCTTTTGGTTTTGAATGGGTGGCATACAAAGGTCCTGAAACAGGCAACCGCGAGTTTTGTTCTTACGTTTTACAGCAAAATAAAATAAGATTTGTTTTTACTTCTGCTTTGCTGCCTGAGCACGAAATAGCACAACATGTCCTAAAACACGGAGACGGTGTCAAAGCGCTTGCGCTTTGGGTAGAAGATGCAAACAAAGCATATGAAACAGCCATATCCAGAGGTGCTGAATCCGCTTTTGAACCCATAATACTGCATGATGATGGTGGTCAAATCATCATAGCTGGTATTAAGACCTATGGAGAAACAATCCATACTTTGGTCGAACGTAATAATTATAATGGTGCTTTCATGCCCGGATTTCATCCGAGAAAAAGCCTGCTTCAACCAAAATCAACCGGACTGAAATATGTTGATCATTGCGTGGGCAATGTCGAATTGGGCGACATGAACAAATGGGTGAAATTTTACCAGGATGTAATGGGTTTTAAATTGCTCATTACGTTTGACGATAAGGACATTTCGACCGAATACACCGCATTGATGAGCAAAGTTGTTTCAAACGGAACCGGATACGTAAAATTTCCGATCAACGAACCAGCCAAAGGGCGAAAAAAATCACAAATTGAAGAATATGTGGAGTTTTACAGGGGAGCAGGAGTCCAGCATATAGCGATCGAAACCGATAACATCCTGACGACTGTCGATCAACTCCGAAAAAACGGCGTTGACTTTTTATACGTACCCGACAATTATTACGAATCGCTAACTGAACGGGTGGGCCAAATTGACGAAGACTTAGATGAGGTTAAACGCCTGAACATCCTGGTTGATCGCGATGATGATGGCTACCTCTTGCAAATTTTTACAAAACCTGTTCAGGATCGCCCAACTGTCTTTTTTGAAATCATTCAAAGACGTGGTGCCCGTTCCTTTGGAAAAGGAAATTTCAAAGCCCTGTTTGAGGCTATAGAGCGCGAACAGGAACTCCGAGGCAACTTATAAGATCAAAAATACATGAGCTAATTCATTAACCATATCAAATTGAACTTTTTGCGGCGTGGCGAAGGTGGCGATTTTCACCACTGATGTTCATACGAAACGCAACTTATTGTTGAATCTTAAAACTGTCATCCGAAGCACCGCAACCGATATTACGCCAAACCTGTTGTTCCCATCAGTTTTTCTATTTTTATCTGACTCTTTGTTTTTTACAAAAATATGTCATAGTTTTGTACCTGCGTCTGGGAAGAGTCGCCAAGCGTCTCTACTACGGGAATAATTCCCTGATACCAGTCGCTTTTTTTATGCCCTTTAGTCAATGGTATATTTTTGTTACTTAGACGAATCAGGGACACCAGAGGTGCCAGGCAATACCAGTCACTATGTTTTGGCAGGTCTTTCAATACCCATTTCTTATTGGAAAAAATGTGAGATAGGAATATCGAAGATCAAGGGTAAATATGGCTTGCAAGATTCAGAAGTCCATACAGGATGGATAGTCCGCAAATACCTGGAGCAAAGTAGAATAGTTGGATTTGAGGCAATGGATTATGCTCAAAGACGTCACGAAGTTTTAAAATTGCGGAAAGCAGAACTTTTGAAACTCCAAAAGAGTCAGAATAAAAGTCACTAAAAACAGACAAGGAAAAACTATCGTCAAACAGAGGTATACATACATTTGACTCATAACGAGAGAATCGCATTTATTCAAGAATTAGCTGATTTAGTAGGCAGCTGGTCTTTTTCAAGATTGTTTGCTGAGTGTATAAATAAGATTCATTTTGACCCAGCAAGAGCACAACAGACAGTGGATGAGCAGTCATTGGAACAACTTGTTTCTCGTTTTGAGCAGTATATGAAAATTGTGAGTAAAAGCACACAAAACTCAAAACTTTTTGGAACATTAATACACGATAACAACGACACTGTTTCTCGAAAACATACTGAATTAATGAAGAAGTTCCATCGTCACGGAACTTTATGGACAACCATAGAGCATATTATTGAAACTCCATTTTTTGTAAATTCTGAGCTTACAAGTCTTGTCCAGATTGCAGATTTATGTTGCTATGCACTTAGAAGATATTTCGAGAATGATGAAACAGATTTATTACATCGTATTCAAAGTCGGTTTGATAGAAAAAACGGAAAGATTGTCGGCATTCGTCATTTTACTGATGCTACTTGTCAGTGCATGTTCTGTGTTTAAAATTGGTTGTAACTATAACTAACAAGCATTAGTTGTATGGCAAGTTTACTTGTTATAGAATTTTAACCTCTATTGTACATCGGGCACAGCCAATTGCATACTGTCCTGTTCCATTATCTTTTTCATTTCAAGATAGAGACTTGAACACACCGAATCCATTCTGTACAATCCTCTTTCAAAATCGGGGCCTATTTGTTTATCCATATCCATAAACATCATTATGGGCCTGAAGAAAAAAGGGATGTCGCCCTGGTCATTCCATTTAACCTTTGTTTTGTCTTCGGATTCATACGTCAAATGAAAACTTCCCCTCGATTGCATTTCAAAAGGCACTTTATAAGTCAGCAAATAATTCAGGGAATGTGGCGCATTGACCGCTTCAATTTTTAAAGATCCGGTCCCACTTTTGTTTTCATCTCCTTCCCAATTCATGACAGATCCGGGATCCCCGTCAGGACCTTCATAACTATTTTTAACGGTGGGATCTTTTTCGATCCAGGGGGACCAGTTCTCCCAATTTCTGAAAACAGAGATCTGGTTAAAGACCAGCTTCTGTGGGGCTTTTATCCAGGTTTCTCTTTCAACAGTGTAACTTGATTTTCCTAAAAAAGCCGCAATGATATAAATCACAGCAATTGCAAAAGCTACTTTGATCAGATTGAAAATAAATTTCATTTGTTAAATATTTATGAGATTTAAATTAAGGCTGGTCATTTATCCGTTACTGAAATTTCCTATTTATCTAACCATCAGAGATATTAAATCTATGTGAATTATATCAGATGCAAATAGTGCCCCGCCTAATCTGCAGACAAGATAAACAATATTTTACAACACTTAACCAACCTTGTTCAATTTTCATTCCGGTCAAAACGGATCCGAACCAGAGATAACTTTCCGTTATCTTCACTCGGTATGATGATGGTTTGGGCATCGAGTTCCAGAGCATCCCTGAACCGGAGATTTAAATTTTTATAACTCGTATTTAAAACACTTTTCCGGATGTGATCGCCATTTGGTTTTAACAGGTACTCCGAAACCGTTCCATCGGAATTTACTGCATCGTTAAAAATAATACGTAGAAATGCAGAAGTACTAAAAATAAAAAATGAACTGAATATCCCGTCATCATCCTGTGAATACTGCCTTTTCGGCAATACGCGTTCCCAATTGAGTTCACCCAAAGGCGAAAAATGAACCACCAGTACATCGTCAAAATAATAATCAAACCAGCGAGAAGCAAAATTTGTCGAAGGATCTATAGAAGAAAAATAAGGCCTCCTGCTGATCTCTTTGGTATTTTCAAAAAACAACAAACAGCCCCCATTTCGGGTAAGTACCAGGTCCTGCAATTTGAGCTCACCATCTCGCCATTCTCCTTTGTGATTCACTTGTCCTTTCCATTCTTTCATCAGCTCCTGGGAAAATGGAATTTTTCTCAGATCAGTATTATTATTTTCAGAATGAAAGTTGACTTGTGCAAAATAATAACCTTCGGGATATTTACCATTCTTTTCAGAATAAAGACCAGCCATGACCAGTTTATCGTTGATGGGATCGTGTTTGATCCGGGTCTGAAACAGTTTTAATTCGTTAGGATTTAAGTAATGCTTCACCGATAACCGTCCTTCCGTATCAATCGACTGTACATATTCCGTTTTTTTATTCTTCTTCTGGTCAGAATTTTCGTTTTTAATGTGCAAATAAACGATCCCGGATTCTGAAATTAATATTTTTTTAATTCGAAGATCTTCTTCGTCTTCTCCTATTTCCTGAATTGATTTTTTATAATAAATGGAATCTTTTTGGCGGTTGTAAAATAAAATAGATTTTTCATTCCTGGCATTTTCATATCGGATGCAAATCCATGTATTGTGTTCGGAAGAAGTTGCAGAAACAAATCTCGTCAAAGGCATTTGAGATTGATCTAACAGTATCCGTTCGCCTAATAAAACACCCCCTGTCGTATAATGTGCCAGCATCAAATGCTGCGTTTCTTCAGTTTTTGTAGAATATAAAATACTCAGATTTTCCTCGTTTTGGTACATGTCCACTACCCTCCATTTCTTACCGTTTAATTCTATCGATTTTTCCGAACTCCAGTTAAATTCCCTATCCAGGGTTTGGATACTCAACCGAAATGATTTATCCCGTACCAAGGAAATATGACCACTTGGATGATTAAAAAAATAATAAGCGAAATCGTTTTTAATATTGATTTCAGGACTAATCGAGACGGACTGAGCAGCGAAATGCCGGACCCATAACAGGAGTATAATTAAGCTGCAACGTCGAATGCATGACATATCAAAATATCCCTTTATTTTGCACATAATTACAAATAAAACGGATGAAAGCCCAAAAAATAATCGAATGTGTACCCAATTTCAGCGAGGGCAGGGATCCACTTGTCATTCAGGCCATAAGCGAATGCATTTCCAGAGTTTCGGGGGTAAAATTGCTTCATGTCGACATGGGACAATCAACCAATCGAACCGTGATCACTTTTGCCGGAAGCCCTGAAGCCGTTATCGATGCTGCTTTCGAGGCCATTCGGATGGCCGCTGAAAAAATTGACATGCGATTGCATAAGGGTGAACATCCAAGAATGGGCGCTACAGATGTTTGCCCATTGATACCGGTTCATGGGCTGGATCTCGAAGAAACGGTGTTGTATGCTAAAAAACTGGGAGAACGTGTTGGCAAGGAATTGGGGATACCGGTTTACCTCTACGAAGCGGCAGCCAGTGCCGGGCACCGCAAGAATCTGGCAAACATCCGGAGCGGTGAATATGAAGGATTAGAAGAAAAAATGAAACAAGATGAATGGCGCCCGGATTACGGAACTTCAGAGTTTAACCCTAAAGAAGGTGCCACAGTGATCGGTGCTCGGGATTTCTTGATTGCTTATAACGTAAATCTCAATACCACTTCCGTCAAACTCGCCAATGAAGTTGCATTTGACGTGCGCGAAAATGGAAGACCCCTCAAAGATGACGCAACCGGACAGTTAAAAAGAGATGCCGCAGGGGAAATCATGCGGTCGAATGGTATGTGTCCATCTGTTAAAGCCATAGGTTGGTATATTCAGGAGTACGGATCTGCTCAGGTATCCATGAATTTGACCAACATGGCGCAAACTGCACTCCACGAGGCTTTTGAAGCTTGCAGAACATCCGCCGAACGACATGGATTACTGGTCACGGGATCAGAGTTGGTTGGCTTGGTCCCCAAGAAAGCTCTGATCGATGCAGGAAAATTTTATTTATCCAGACAAAAAAGATCATCTGGCTTGGGTGAACAAGAAATCATCGCTATGGCAGTGCGATCCCTCGGCCTGAACAGTGTC includes:
- a CDS encoding acylphosphatase translates to MIERFVRIQISGKVQGVYFRAYTQNIARSLNIKGWVQNLGNGDVCIEAFGNLPDMETFIRWCSTGSPDARVEKVFVSDIPHFHEVDFKIRR
- a CDS encoding homogentisate 1,2-dioxygenase encodes the protein MHYHQLGKIPPKRHTQFRKEDGNLYQEQLFSTEGFSDLYSLLYHCNPPTQILQVDHPVDIRPKTYHDRQLKHRCMKGFQIKPENDYLKSRIPVLINDDCKIILAAPSSSQVDYYFKNADADEVIFIHEGQGVLKTMYGNLDFAYGDYLVVPRGTIYQIHFNGTQNRLLIVESHGPITFPKRYRNDFGQLMEHSPFCERDIRKPLTLETHDAQGDFLVYIKKQDMLYPYHYQNHPFDIIGWDGFVYPFAFSIHDFEPITGRVHQPPPVHQTFDGKNFVICSFVPRLFDYHPLAIPAPYNHSNIDSDELLYYVDGDFMSRKHVEKGMITLHPGGIPHGPHPGTIEKSIGAKETRELAVMVDTFRPLLMTEAAAGIEDPDYHKSWLSNGHTGGILMNNITS
- the hppD gene encoding 4-hydroxyphenylpyruvate dioxygenase; translation: MQTLTDLKPQQVADAFPILGTDYIEFYVGNAKQAAHFYQTAFGFEWVAYKGPETGNREFCSYVLQQNKIRFVFTSALLPEHEIAQHVLKHGDGVKALALWVEDANKAYETAISRGAESAFEPIILHDDGGQIIIAGIKTYGETIHTLVERNNYNGAFMPGFHPRKSLLQPKSTGLKYVDHCVGNVELGDMNKWVKFYQDVMGFKLLITFDDKDISTEYTALMSKVVSNGTGYVKFPINEPAKGRKKSQIEEYVEFYRGAGVQHIAIETDNILTTVDQLRKNGVDFLYVPDNYYESLTERVGQIDEDLDEVKRLNILVDRDDDGYLLQIFTKPVQDRPTVFFEIIQRRGARSFGKGNFKALFEAIEREQELRGNL
- a CDS encoding SRPBCC family protein, with the translated sequence MKFIFNLIKVAFAIAVIYIIAAFLGKSSYTVERETWIKAPQKLVFNQISVFRNWENWSPWIEKDPTVKNSYEGPDGDPGSVMNWEGDENKSGTGSLKIEAVNAPHSLNYLLTYKVPFEMQSRGSFHLTYESEDKTKVKWNDQGDIPFFFRPIMMFMDMDKQIGPDFERGLYRMDSVCSSLYLEMKKIMEQDSMQLAVPDVQ
- the ftcD gene encoding glutamate formimidoyltransferase codes for the protein MKAQKIIECVPNFSEGRDPLVIQAISECISRVSGVKLLHVDMGQSTNRTVITFAGSPEAVIDAAFEAIRMAAEKIDMRLHKGEHPRMGATDVCPLIPVHGLDLEETVLYAKKLGERVGKELGIPVYLYEAAASAGHRKNLANIRSGEYEGLEEKMKQDEWRPDYGTSEFNPKEGATVIGARDFLIAYNVNLNTTSVKLANEVAFDVRENGRPLKDDATGQLKRDAAGEIMRSNGMCPSVKAIGWYIQEYGSAQVSMNLTNMAQTALHEAFEACRTSAERHGLLVTGSELVGLVPKKALIDAGKFYLSRQKRSSGLGEQEIIAMAVRSLGLNSVSEFRPEERIIEYMLEEQKNPLAELNLQKFALETASENPAPGGGSVAAYAGTLGAALAAMVANLTAHKKAYESQLEFFSGVAEKAHSKLKELLFLVDEDTRAFNGIIEAFRLPKTGIEEKKARKKAIRMANKHAIEVPYKTMKVAYSCLELIRSMAEKGNPNSISDAGVGALCIQAAVQGAGLNVQINAMALDDEEKKQEYLHKANSLEEKTLKEVSSILVFIKNKISSPGT